A part of Cystobacter fuscus DSM 2262 genomic DNA contains:
- a CDS encoding di-heme oxidoreductase family protein: MKTRASSAGRERNLARPPPAAALPALFAAMLSLTACGGAADSSTSDASPQPSPASTAPSTVAAAPEAAPVPVPIPGLGATEYVPLYAVGTPVAEQIQYTEADGTLVTLAGFRPTNRHARERGEPWFDPVDVGPGRYFDFPTWYFQNRTFGLMIRDQVPAGRSRIEISLRVNDGTFINTGLSAFRRDDPNVGEYGWKMNVGFQNPKEGNKNTCHATSAREDCMVVITDNWRAPKPGTPFKPGDVIELAPAPFLPHTADNKAIIDGGGSRYYSFENLYQVGVGIRAWYGVAPLLDSVPLPASTLLGGEASVSYNYSEEPHRVFQQMANNIGIADTRRFVEGRRLFHTSFVDGKHSESPDINPAFTQHANQLGPRYNNTRCIECHALNGRSKVPTPGSTLDTMTIETAAASSTAGNTPDPTYGINVQQRAQAVGAPDYSVSVKSYEKTVRTLPDGETVELQKPVYAFKGPVPAHYSVRQAPQVVGLGLLEAVDESTLLALADPTDANGDGVKGVPNWAYNPETGKQHLGRFGWKAGKASLRHQSGAALLKDLGVTSPVYKTLDCQKGVANCNASTAATSISETEIERLSSYLSLLGVPAQRSLRSGYPDGMRVAPEHDVDPAQISRGATLFAQARCGTCHTPQLKTGANHPFAELRNQTIHPYTNLMLHDMGPELADTLTEGQAAPGMWRTPPLWGIGSLKYVQGGAQNVRYLHDGRARTLMEAIAWHGGEATNSRDKFEALSKADRTAVLAFLESL, from the coding sequence ATGAAGACCCGAGCCTCATCCGCTGGGAGAGAGAGAAATCTCGCGCGGCCACCTCCGGCCGCCGCCCTGCCCGCGTTGTTCGCGGCCATGCTGTCTCTCACCGCGTGCGGCGGCGCCGCCGACTCGAGCACCAGCGACGCCTCGCCGCAGCCGAGCCCCGCGTCCACGGCACCGTCGACGGTCGCGGCCGCGCCGGAGGCCGCTCCCGTGCCCGTGCCCATTCCCGGGCTGGGTGCAACGGAATACGTCCCGCTCTACGCCGTCGGCACGCCAGTGGCCGAGCAGATCCAGTACACCGAGGCCGATGGAACCCTGGTCACCCTGGCGGGCTTCCGTCCGACCAACCGGCATGCCCGCGAGCGAGGTGAGCCCTGGTTCGATCCCGTCGACGTCGGCCCGGGCAGATACTTCGACTTCCCGACGTGGTACTTCCAGAACCGGACCTTCGGTCTCATGATCCGTGATCAGGTCCCCGCCGGGCGTTCGCGCATCGAGATCTCCCTGCGCGTGAACGATGGGACCTTCATCAACACGGGCCTCAGTGCGTTCCGCCGCGATGATCCCAACGTCGGGGAGTACGGCTGGAAGATGAATGTCGGCTTCCAGAATCCCAAGGAGGGAAACAAGAACACCTGCCACGCGACCTCGGCGCGGGAAGACTGCATGGTGGTGATCACCGACAACTGGCGCGCCCCCAAGCCCGGCACCCCGTTCAAGCCAGGTGACGTGATCGAGCTGGCCCCCGCGCCGTTCCTCCCGCATACGGCCGACAACAAGGCCATCATCGATGGCGGAGGCAGCCGCTACTATTCATTCGAGAACCTGTACCAGGTGGGCGTGGGCATCCGCGCGTGGTATGGCGTTGCCCCCCTGCTCGACTCCGTCCCCCTGCCCGCCAGCACCCTGCTGGGTGGCGAGGCCAGCGTCTCCTACAACTATTCCGAGGAGCCGCATCGGGTGTTCCAGCAGATGGCCAACAACATCGGCATCGCCGATACCAGGCGCTTCGTCGAGGGTCGGCGGCTGTTCCACACCTCGTTCGTCGATGGGAAGCACTCCGAGAGCCCGGACATCAACCCCGCGTTCACCCAGCACGCTAATCAACTGGGGCCTCGTTACAACAACACCCGGTGCATCGAGTGCCACGCACTCAACGGGCGCAGCAAGGTTCCCACGCCAGGCAGCACGCTGGACACCATGACCATCGAGACCGCCGCGGCGAGTTCCACCGCGGGGAACACTCCGGATCCCACCTACGGCATCAACGTGCAGCAGCGGGCCCAGGCCGTGGGTGCGCCCGACTACTCGGTCTCCGTGAAGTCGTACGAGAAGACCGTGCGCACCCTGCCCGATGGCGAGACGGTCGAATTGCAGAAGCCCGTCTACGCCTTCAAGGGGCCCGTGCCCGCGCACTACTCCGTCCGGCAGGCGCCCCAGGTCGTCGGCCTGGGCCTGCTCGAGGCCGTGGACGAGTCGACGCTCCTGGCCCTGGCCGACCCGACCGATGCCAACGGCGATGGCGTGAAGGGTGTGCCCAACTGGGCCTACAACCCGGAGACCGGCAAGCAGCACCTCGGCCGGTTCGGTTGGAAGGCGGGCAAGGCCAGCTTGCGTCATCAGTCAGGCGCCGCGCTCCTCAAGGATTTGGGAGTCACCTCCCCCGTCTACAAGACGCTCGACTGCCAGAAGGGCGTGGCCAATTGCAACGCATCGACCGCGGCGACGTCCATCTCCGAGACGGAGATCGAGCGGCTCTCCTCCTACCTCTCGCTGCTCGGAGTCCCCGCCCAGCGCAGCCTGCGCAGCGGCTACCCCGACGGGATGCGTGTCGCGCCCGAGCATGACGTGGATCCCGCCCAGATCAGCCGCGGCGCCACCCTGTTCGCCCAGGCGCGGTGTGGGACCTGCCACACCCCGCAGCTGAAGACCGGAGCGAACCATCCATTCGCCGAGCTGCGCAACCAGACCATTCATCCGTACACCAACCTGATGCTCCACGACATGGGGCCGGAGTTGGCCGATACGTTGACCGAAGGCCAGGCCGCACCGGGCATGTGGCGCACTCCCCCGCTCTGGGGCATCGGCTCGCTGAAGTACGTCCAGGGCGGCGCGCAGAACGTGCGCTACCTGCATGACGGACGTGCTCGCACGCTGATGGAGGCCATCGCCTGGCACGGGGGCGAGGCGACCAACAGCCGCGACAAGTTCGAGGCGCTGAGCAAGGCCGATCGGACCGCGGTGCTGGCGTTCCTGGAGTCGCTCTGA
- a CDS encoding protein kinase domain-containing protein, with protein MPGEFSRDKDITCTVPSGRATSSRRLAEGELIAGRYRILRFVDEGAMGAVYAVEDLSLHERVALKVIHARGASAPQMIKRFKRELRLARRVTHPNVCRVFDLGEHPLGTEPEAAESAFTFLTMEFLEGETLKEFLTHHGRLTPEKLLPLAEQMAAALDAAHAAQVIHRDFKSGNVMLVPTACGGSRAVVTDFGLACGEGLDDDIATQEGTVMGTLGYMSPEQVEGRSLTPASDLYSFGVVLFEMATGQLPFQGNTPMIVAVKRLFEPPPSPRHLAPGLSAAWEAALLRGLARQPQERFTTAGEFIEALRGATTYRAPEHPLALPHPEKHPSVESVPVMTSPGSRAAARRVVAVLAPRNLSGQAASAWLSTALAEMLSAELTAGSQVRLLSGESVDRMSRELSLPVVDNLAPDTLQRIRAHSGVELVLTGSYLVLGAADSAGIRLNLRLQETTTGETAVLLTQTGMERELLSIVLGLGARLRERLGIGPLTDEQVRRVRGAMPAHPDAARLYAEGLLALRNHEAPRAVERLERVVELEPNFAPGHSALATAFKHFFLETRARASARRAFELSAGLPREERLLVVARHHEMHAEWTLAIEAYRTLFEFFPDNVEYGTALVGAQASAGLTREALTTLEALQRLPVGEDARIDLVAATATAQAGDFQASRRHAERAVARARRAGQELLVASALLTQAFAMRNLGEHEQALAHLEESVRLSLAKGDRGGAARGIIARSIVLIDLGRMRDARSSFATALRVARELKNRVLEAEALGNAAWLSCNLGDLKVALKHTRRVKEMFRRLEMRAEEAAYDVQLGMVLRRCGDLDEAQRLLEQARQVHNIVFGDEFMEAWASYELGQLYLDRGELTLARRWLERALVLRQAQGMRLFIAETVLALAGLELESRRPLDALAQAERACALYAEQRHLTMQGRAQAVRARALLAGGEPQRAREALARARALTVNNEHVLVTAEVVLAEARVALSTGTPEERQASARELQALGLQAAQGEMLGVCLKVRLLLAELALVGGESRATAELRILEAEAGRLGYRALALKAGAALG; from the coding sequence GTGCCCGGAGAGTTCTCTCGGGACAAGGACATCACGTGCACCGTTCCCAGCGGCCGAGCCACCTCCTCGCGGCGGCTCGCCGAGGGCGAGCTGATCGCGGGCCGCTACCGGATCCTCCGCTTCGTGGACGAGGGGGCCATGGGTGCTGTCTACGCGGTGGAAGACCTGTCGTTGCACGAGCGCGTGGCCCTCAAGGTCATCCACGCCAGGGGGGCTTCCGCTCCGCAGATGATCAAGCGCTTCAAGCGCGAGCTGCGTCTGGCACGCCGCGTGACGCACCCCAACGTGTGCAGGGTGTTCGACCTGGGCGAGCACCCCCTGGGAACGGAGCCCGAGGCCGCCGAGTCCGCGTTCACGTTCCTCACCATGGAGTTCCTGGAAGGTGAAACCCTCAAGGAGTTCCTGACGCATCACGGGCGGCTGACGCCCGAGAAGCTGCTGCCCCTGGCCGAGCAGATGGCGGCGGCGCTCGATGCCGCGCATGCCGCGCAGGTCATCCACCGAGACTTCAAGAGCGGCAACGTGATGCTGGTGCCCACCGCCTGCGGAGGCTCGCGCGCGGTGGTGACGGACTTCGGCCTGGCGTGCGGCGAGGGGCTCGACGACGACATCGCGACGCAGGAGGGCACCGTGATGGGGACCCTCGGCTACATGTCCCCCGAACAGGTCGAAGGCCGGAGCCTGACACCCGCCTCCGACCTCTACTCCTTCGGGGTGGTGCTCTTCGAGATGGCGACGGGCCAGCTCCCCTTCCAGGGGAACACGCCCATGATCGTCGCCGTCAAGCGTCTCTTCGAGCCACCTCCCTCGCCCCGCCACCTCGCTCCCGGGCTGTCCGCCGCCTGGGAGGCGGCCCTGCTGCGCGGGCTGGCCCGTCAGCCCCAGGAGCGCTTCACCACGGCGGGTGAGTTCATCGAGGCCCTACGGGGCGCCACCACCTACCGTGCCCCCGAGCACCCGCTGGCCCTCCCCCACCCGGAGAAGCATCCCTCCGTCGAGTCCGTCCCGGTGATGACCTCGCCGGGCAGTCGCGCGGCGGCGCGGCGCGTGGTGGCCGTGCTCGCCCCGCGCAACCTCTCCGGCCAGGCCGCCTCGGCGTGGCTCTCCACGGCCCTGGCGGAGATGCTGTCGGCGGAGCTCACCGCGGGCAGCCAGGTGCGCCTGCTGTCGGGAGAGAGCGTGGACCGGATGAGCCGGGAGCTCTCCCTGCCCGTGGTGGACAACCTGGCCCCGGACACGCTCCAGCGCATCCGCGCCCACTCGGGCGTGGAGCTGGTGCTCACGGGCTCCTACCTCGTGTTGGGGGCGGCGGACTCCGCGGGGATCCGGCTCAACCTGCGCCTGCAGGAGACCACCACGGGGGAGACGGCGGTGCTGCTGACCCAGACCGGGATGGAGCGCGAGTTGCTGTCCATCGTCCTGGGACTGGGGGCCCGGCTGCGCGAGCGGCTGGGAATCGGACCCCTGACGGACGAGCAGGTCCGCCGGGTGCGCGGCGCCATGCCCGCCCATCCCGACGCCGCGCGTCTCTATGCCGAGGGGCTCCTCGCGCTGCGCAACCATGAAGCCCCACGGGCCGTCGAGCGGCTGGAGCGCGTGGTGGAGCTGGAGCCGAACTTCGCCCCCGGCCACTCCGCGCTCGCCACCGCCTTCAAGCACTTCTTCCTCGAGACGCGCGCCCGGGCCTCCGCGCGCCGGGCCTTCGAGCTGTCCGCGGGCCTGCCGCGCGAGGAGCGACTGTTGGTGGTGGCACGCCACCACGAGATGCATGCCGAGTGGACGCTCGCCATCGAGGCCTACCGCACGCTCTTCGAGTTCTTCCCCGACAACGTGGAGTACGGCACGGCGCTCGTCGGAGCGCAGGCCTCCGCGGGCCTGACGCGCGAGGCGCTGACCACCCTCGAGGCGTTGCAGCGGCTGCCGGTGGGCGAGGATGCGCGCATCGACCTGGTGGCGGCGACGGCCACGGCCCAGGCGGGTGACTTCCAGGCCTCGCGGCGGCACGCCGAGCGGGCGGTGGCCCGGGCACGCCGGGCCGGCCAGGAACTCCTCGTCGCCTCCGCGCTCCTCACCCAGGCCTTCGCCATGCGCAACCTCGGCGAGCATGAGCAGGCCCTCGCGCACCTGGAGGAATCCGTGCGGCTGTCGCTCGCCAAGGGGGACCGGGGCGGGGCGGCCCGGGGCATCATCGCGCGCTCCATCGTGCTCATCGACCTGGGGCGGATGCGCGATGCCCGGAGCTCCTTCGCCACCGCGCTGCGCGTGGCCCGGGAGCTGAAGAATCGGGTCCTCGAGGCCGAGGCCCTGGGCAATGCCGCGTGGCTGAGCTGCAACCTGGGGGACCTGAAGGTGGCGCTCAAGCACACGCGCCGGGTGAAGGAGATGTTCCGCCGGCTGGAGATGCGCGCCGAGGAGGCCGCCTACGACGTGCAGCTGGGGATGGTGCTGCGGCGGTGCGGCGACCTGGATGAGGCCCAACGTCTGCTCGAGCAGGCGAGGCAGGTGCATAACATCGTCTTCGGCGACGAGTTCATGGAGGCGTGGGCGAGCTACGAGCTGGGCCAGCTCTACCTGGACCGGGGCGAGCTGACCCTGGCCCGGCGGTGGTTGGAACGGGCCCTGGTGCTGCGCCAGGCCCAGGGCATGCGGCTCTTCATCGCCGAGACGGTGCTGGCCCTCGCGGGGCTGGAACTGGAGTCGCGACGGCCCCTGGACGCCCTGGCGCAGGCCGAGCGCGCCTGCGCGCTCTACGCGGAGCAACGGCATCTGACCATGCAGGGCAGGGCCCAGGCGGTGCGGGCCCGGGCCCTGCTGGCGGGGGGCGAGCCCCAGCGAGCCCGCGAGGCGCTCGCCCGGGCCCGGGCGCTGACGGTGAACAACGAGCACGTGCTCGTCACCGCGGAGGTGGTGCTCGCCGAGGCGCGGGTGGCGCTGAGCACGGGGACGCCCGAGGAACGACAGGCCTCGGCACGGGAACTCCAGGCGCTCGGCCTCCAGGCGGCCCAGGGAGAGATGCTGGGCGTGTGCTTGAAGGTGCGGCTGCTCCTGGCGGAGTTGGCCCTCGTGGGCGGAGAGAGCAGGGCCACCGCGGAGCTGAGAATCCTCGAGGCGGAAGCGGGCCGGCTCGGCTACCGCGCCCTGGCCCTCAAGGCGGGCGCGGCGCTCGGGTAA
- a CDS encoding neutral/alkaline ceramidase translates to MTGTLPVSFLFKTDGRTFMRTIMIRIHRGLSLLLWGSILCAPGCLDSARDNGASPDETVQLRSEQGMSGVTAQSGGNVFLIGSGIYDITGPAGEITMMGFAVSEQKTAGIHMRLRSRAFVIGDGNKRVVFVSADLGQLFQSVKLKVSEKIAANVELAQYYNTKNVLLSATHTHSGPGGYSGYFLYDVTVNGFVKQNFDAIVDGIYQSILRAHHNVKPGRILVNEGTIEGVGGNRAVEAYNNNPAAERARYDGITDKTMTLLKLVGLDGEELGMVNWYAVHPDSIGPENKLISGDNKGWASYLFEKDKATDYLASKTFVAAFAQANAGDVTPNIGFGQAPPDLTFEKNKSLENATLKQYNKAKELYDGATRELTGSVDFRHEWVDMRTLYVASAGTTTCAAGMGASFSAGSPYDNPSPSPLFPNGTTVDSVQWSEGAGKAALFQLLGGVFSFAWPATGDAAYKQCHAEKPVLIPTGVAGLNINGPTMTPQIMPLQVLKIGNLAIVAVPTEVTTMAGRRLEDTVKTELASVGVDTAVIAGLSNSYASYLATREEYALQWYEGACTQFGPNELAAFQQEYVKLSKAIVSGATVPAGPTPEDVTGQTVDLTPKVVLDDKPLDKDFGSVITQPAASYARGSLVTVQYWGGHPNNNLQTQGSFLAVEKQVNDAWVAIAWDWDPETTYRWERSGISYSKITITWDTKNAAAGTYRIRHKGHWKSGWTGQISPYEGVSEPFTVL, encoded by the coding sequence ATGACTGGTACATTGCCTGTTTCTTTTCTGTTTAAAACAGATGGGAGGACATTCATGCGGACGATCATGATCAGAATCCATCGGGGTCTTTCCTTGCTGCTCTGGGGAAGCATCCTCTGTGCCCCCGGGTGTTTGGACAGCGCCCGGGACAATGGCGCGTCGCCGGACGAGACGGTACAGCTCCGGAGCGAGCAGGGTATGAGCGGTGTGACCGCGCAATCCGGTGGCAACGTCTTTCTCATCGGAAGCGGCATCTACGACATCACCGGCCCGGCCGGAGAGATCACGATGATGGGCTTCGCCGTATCGGAACAGAAGACCGCCGGCATCCACATGCGGCTGCGGTCACGGGCATTCGTCATCGGAGACGGTAACAAGCGGGTCGTCTTCGTCAGCGCCGACCTGGGCCAACTCTTCCAGAGCGTGAAACTGAAAGTGAGCGAGAAGATCGCCGCCAATGTCGAACTCGCGCAATATTACAACACGAAAAACGTCCTCCTGTCGGCGACGCATACCCACAGCGGCCCCGGGGGCTATTCGGGGTACTTCCTGTATGACGTGACCGTCAACGGGTTCGTGAAACAGAATTTCGACGCCATCGTGGACGGCATCTACCAGTCCATCCTGCGCGCCCATCACAACGTGAAGCCCGGCAGGATCCTCGTCAACGAAGGAACGATCGAGGGCGTCGGCGGCAACCGCGCGGTGGAAGCCTACAACAACAACCCCGCGGCGGAGCGGGCCCGGTATGACGGCATCACGGACAAGACCATGACGCTCCTGAAGCTCGTCGGCCTCGATGGCGAGGAGCTCGGCATGGTGAACTGGTACGCGGTGCACCCGGACAGCATCGGCCCCGAGAACAAGTTGATCAGCGGCGACAACAAGGGCTGGGCGTCGTACCTCTTCGAGAAGGACAAGGCGACGGATTACCTGGCGTCCAAGACGTTCGTGGCCGCGTTCGCCCAGGCCAACGCCGGCGATGTGACGCCGAACATCGGGTTCGGCCAGGCGCCCCCCGACCTGACGTTCGAGAAGAACAAGAGCCTGGAGAACGCCACCCTCAAGCAATACAACAAGGCGAAAGAGCTTTATGACGGCGCGACGCGGGAGCTGACCGGCTCGGTGGATTTCCGCCACGAGTGGGTGGATATGAGGACGCTCTACGTCGCCTCCGCGGGAACCACGACCTGCGCGGCCGGCATGGGGGCGTCCTTCTCGGCCGGCAGCCCGTATGACAATCCGAGCCCCTCGCCGCTCTTCCCGAACGGGACCACGGTGGACAGCGTGCAGTGGAGCGAGGGCGCCGGCAAGGCGGCGCTCTTCCAGCTCCTGGGCGGCGTCTTCTCCTTCGCGTGGCCGGCAACCGGCGACGCGGCGTACAAGCAGTGCCACGCGGAAAAACCGGTGCTGATCCCGACCGGCGTGGCGGGCCTCAACATCAACGGTCCGACCATGACCCCGCAGATCATGCCCCTCCAGGTATTGAAGATCGGCAACCTGGCCATCGTCGCCGTCCCCACCGAGGTGACCACCATGGCGGGCCGCCGCCTGGAGGACACGGTGAAGACGGAGCTCGCGAGCGTCGGCGTCGACACGGCGGTCATCGCCGGGCTCTCCAACTCGTACGCGTCCTACCTGGCCACCCGGGAGGAGTACGCCCTGCAGTGGTATGAGGGAGCCTGCACGCAGTTCGGCCCGAACGAGCTGGCCGCCTTCCAGCAGGAATACGTCAAGCTCAGCAAGGCCATCGTCAGCGGAGCCACCGTCCCGGCCGGCCCCACGCCCGAGGACGTGACGGGCCAGACGGTCGATCTGACCCCGAAGGTGGTGCTGGACGACAAGCCGCTGGACAAGGACTTCGGGAGCGTGATCACCCAGCCGGCCGCGAGCTATGCGCGGGGCAGCCTGGTGACCGTGCAGTACTGGGGCGGGCATCCGAACAACAATCTCCAGACTCAGGGCTCGTTCCTGGCGGTCGAGAAACAGGTGAACGACGCCTGGGTCGCGATCGCGTGGGACTGGGATCCGGAAACGACCTACCGGTGGGAACGCAGTGGCATCTCCTACTCCAAGATCACGATTACCTGGGACACGAAGAACGCCGCGGCCGGAACCTACCGCATCCGCCACAAGGGCCACTGGAAGTCTGGATGGACCGGGCAGATCAGTCCCTATGAAGGGGTTTCGGAGCCATTCACGGTGCTGTAA
- a CDS encoding lipoate--protein ligase produces the protein MSPAPVRILLSQTFNPWFNLATEDWIFREMDTRTRTLFLWRNANTVVIGRNQNPWSECNLKRMEEEQVFLARRTSGGGAVFHDLGNTCFTFLSSREGYDKATNVTILLDALKRLGVTADAAGRNDLVIHLPDGPRKISGSAYRETRERAFHHGTFLISTDLSRLSNYLTPHPKKLESKGHASVRARVMNITEHQPEVTHEALVQALMSAFQEHHGATAEPELLDQAFLERQPSLAETFERFSSWDWRFGNAPQFNHQMAEYLSWGFFHVHLDAENGHVSRAQVFSDSLHSEPVQELQDALVGTPHSRAGVARAVAGVKARHPALERELGEFEAWLMTQVEV, from the coding sequence ATGTCTCCAGCGCCTGTCCGCATCCTCTTGTCCCAGACGTTCAACCCCTGGTTCAACCTCGCCACGGAGGACTGGATCTTCCGTGAGATGGACACTCGCACGCGCACACTCTTTCTCTGGCGCAACGCCAATACGGTCGTCATCGGCCGCAACCAGAACCCCTGGTCCGAGTGCAACCTGAAGCGCATGGAAGAGGAGCAGGTCTTCCTGGCGCGGAGGACCAGTGGCGGAGGCGCGGTGTTCCACGATCTGGGCAACACGTGCTTCACCTTCTTGTCTTCCCGGGAGGGCTACGACAAGGCCACGAACGTGACCATCCTCCTGGACGCGCTGAAGCGGCTCGGCGTGACGGCGGACGCCGCGGGGCGCAATGATCTGGTGATCCACCTGCCGGACGGACCGCGGAAGATCAGCGGCAGCGCGTACCGGGAGACGCGCGAGCGGGCCTTCCACCACGGCACCTTCCTCATCTCCACGGACCTCTCGCGCCTGTCCAACTACCTCACGCCCCACCCCAAGAAGCTCGAGTCCAAGGGCCACGCGTCCGTGCGCGCCCGGGTGATGAACATCACCGAGCACCAGCCCGAGGTGACCCACGAGGCCCTCGTGCAGGCGCTGATGTCCGCCTTCCAGGAGCACCACGGCGCCACGGCCGAGCCCGAGCTGTTGGACCAGGCCTTCCTGGAGCGCCAGCCCTCGCTCGCGGAGACATTCGAGCGCTTCTCCTCCTGGGACTGGCGCTTTGGCAATGCCCCCCAGTTCAACCACCAGATGGCCGAGTACCTCTCCTGGGGGTTCTTCCATGTCCACCTGGACGCCGAGAACGGCCATGTCAGCCGTGCCCAGGTGTTCTCGGACTCGCTCCACTCCGAGCCGGTGCAGGAGCTCCAGGACGCACTGGTGGGCACGCCCCACAGCCGGGCCGGGGTGGCGCGCGCCGTGGCTGGGGTCAAGGCCCGCCACCCAGCCCTGGAGCGGGAGCTGGGCGAGTTCGAGGCGTGGCTCATGACCCAGGTGGAAGTGTGA